Proteins encoded together in one Myxococcales bacterium window:
- a CDS encoding cytochrome C codes for MSLSTLVAFAGCASDELTQVPETGEASQALGCDEGPPAVGLALEIENGAGVPLKVKKGQRFYVNQLDMRAFVNTTVDQGVAALDTTGDFASLGWQGNQLVDQEFVLLSNPDGTFTRRRFYRGAKWMEQDNTFIVRQETATGAPLGPPVVLKAGKDDKRRDSDDFFARRYGAIQWTYDCPTATNCSGAHTFQEEALVELRYTRSPEKTFTMHPAAARLRVVWSQKPNAPYIVPVTQIETPTYAYGFKIDLDALTPPRPDGTYAPGTDIRWRITLRDGQGNRLHPEGSLPTYNEVVFGANEPGIQYYRAFFDPSTTYYRRKHRERMLMSQIIGPAQDIKPVRSIAELAQFVGTEDVQTVATFARDDVYAQFRLFPTSSDLFGGAFDPIHAGWARTPPDNWIYNIPADARPGTYLVTVKGRRTYMGEDVPYSKTVEIQVGTAARTTATLSTGPCTSCHSAGGELSKVLHANDNRAACNACHVPLGFELEGPIAVRTHFIHSRSGRFDAPLNKCSNCHLNAAGIQRTSKAACLSCHKSYPQSHVAQFGPIESMYVGGGRESFDQCTGACHTTHPGSGLN; via the coding sequence GTGAGCCTTTCGACCCTCGTCGCGTTCGCAGGCTGTGCGAGCGACGAGCTGACCCAAGTGCCCGAGACCGGCGAGGCGTCCCAAGCGCTCGGCTGCGACGAAGGGCCCCCTGCGGTCGGCCTCGCCCTCGAGATCGAGAACGGCGCGGGAGTGCCGCTCAAGGTCAAGAAGGGGCAGCGCTTCTACGTCAACCAGCTCGACATGCGCGCCTTCGTGAACACGACGGTCGACCAAGGGGTCGCCGCGCTCGACACGACGGGGGATTTCGCGAGCCTCGGTTGGCAGGGCAATCAGCTGGTCGATCAGGAGTTCGTCCTCCTCTCGAACCCGGACGGCACGTTCACCCGGCGCCGGTTCTACCGGGGCGCCAAGTGGATGGAGCAAGACAACACCTTCATCGTGCGCCAAGAGACCGCCACCGGCGCTCCCCTCGGCCCGCCCGTCGTGCTCAAGGCCGGCAAGGACGACAAACGTCGCGACTCGGACGACTTCTTCGCGCGCCGCTACGGCGCCATCCAGTGGACGTACGACTGCCCCACGGCGACGAACTGTTCGGGCGCGCACACCTTCCAGGAAGAGGCGCTCGTCGAGCTCCGCTACACCCGGAGCCCCGAGAAGACCTTCACGATGCACCCGGCGGCGGCCCGCCTGCGGGTCGTGTGGTCGCAAAAGCCGAACGCTCCGTACATCGTCCCGGTCACCCAAATCGAGACGCCCACGTACGCCTACGGCTTCAAGATCGACCTCGACGCGCTCACCCCTCCGCGGCCCGACGGAACGTACGCGCCGGGTACCGACATTCGCTGGCGCATCACGCTCCGCGACGGCCAGGGCAACCGCCTCCACCCCGAGGGTAGCCTGCCGACGTACAACGAGGTCGTCTTCGGTGCGAACGAGCCGGGCATCCAGTACTACCGCGCGTTCTTCGACCCCTCCACCACCTACTACCGGCGTAAGCACCGTGAGCGCATGCTCATGAGCCAGATCATCGGGCCTGCGCAAGACATCAAGCCGGTGCGCTCGATCGCCGAGCTCGCCCAGTTCGTCGGCACCGAGGACGTGCAGACCGTGGCGACCTTCGCCCGCGACGACGTCTACGCGCAGTTCCGCCTCTTCCCGACGTCGAGCGACCTCTTCGGTGGTGCGTTCGATCCGATCCACGCCGGCTGGGCGCGCACGCCGCCGGACAACTGGATCTACAACATTCCGGCCGACGCGCGGCCCGGCACCTACCTCGTGACCGTCAAGGGGCGCCGCACCTACATGGGTGAGGACGTCCCGTACTCGAAGACGGTCGAGATCCAGGTCGGGACGGCGGCGCGCACCACGGCGACGCTCTCGACCGGCCCCTGCACGAGCTGCCACTCGGCTGGCGGCGAGCTCTCCAAGGTGCTCCACGCGAACGACAACCGCGCCGCGTGCAACGCCTGCCACGTGCCGCTCGGGTTCGAGCTCGAGGGCCCCATCGCCGTACGCACGCACTTCATCCACTCGCGCTCCGGGCGCTTCGACGCGCCGCTCAACAAGTGCTCGAACTGCCACCTCAACGCGGCAGGCATCCAGCGCACCAGCAAGGCCGCCTGCCTCTCGTGCCACAAGTCGTACCCGCAGAGCCACGTGGCTCAGTTCGGTCCGATCGAGAGCATGTACGTGGGCGGTGGTCGCGAGTCGTTCGACCAATGCACGGGGGCGTGCCACACGACGCACCCGGGGAGCGGTCTGAACTGA
- a CDS encoding FIST C-terminal domain-containing protein: protein MPSVTLKSARTEERDPVAALDKLVAQLEGAEPKLITLYAPRSFDHVGLNKAARARFPRARLVGASTAGEIDREGIHQNSVLLGAVSGDFEVGLGLGKDLSASAVIAGDTAVTTAARELGARDDALGTKQYVALIIDDGFRYKKEEFLMGVMSRNQALVTVGGGAADYEQDPAKQSALVHIDGEVVTDAVATVLFKTDAPWAAFRAHWYHPTGRTLRLTKVDVLTNRAIEIDGKPAAERYAEILGGTVDDLEFGKPKGFGVMPTALKVGREYFIRAPWKPLPDGSILFANMLEEGVELELVRIGDPAGDTERFFQTEVPARVPNPSAAFLFHCSGRIWQASQMGVMESLSATFHKAPPCVGFNVYFETYCGFHINTTLTSLVFGATS from the coding sequence ATGCCTAGCGTCACCCTGAAATCGGCCAGGACCGAGGAGCGCGACCCGGTCGCCGCTCTCGACAAGCTCGTCGCCCAGCTCGAAGGGGCCGAGCCCAAGCTCATCACGCTCTATGCCCCGCGCTCGTTCGATCACGTGGGGCTCAACAAAGCCGCGCGCGCGAGGTTCCCGAGAGCGCGCCTCGTCGGCGCGAGCACGGCGGGCGAGATCGATCGCGAAGGCATTCACCAGAACAGCGTGCTGCTCGGCGCCGTGAGCGGCGATTTCGAGGTCGGCCTCGGGCTCGGAAAAGACCTCTCGGCCTCGGCGGTCATCGCGGGCGACACTGCCGTGACCACGGCGGCGCGCGAGCTCGGCGCACGCGACGACGCGCTCGGCACGAAGCAGTACGTGGCCCTCATCATCGACGACGGCTTCCGCTACAAGAAAGAAGAGTTTTTGATGGGCGTCATGTCGCGCAACCAGGCGCTCGTGACCGTGGGCGGAGGCGCCGCCGACTACGAGCAGGACCCGGCCAAGCAGTCGGCGCTCGTGCACATCGACGGCGAGGTCGTGACGGACGCCGTGGCGACCGTGCTCTTCAAGACCGACGCGCCGTGGGCCGCGTTCCGCGCGCACTGGTACCACCCCACGGGCCGGACGCTCCGCCTCACGAAGGTCGACGTGCTCACGAACCGGGCGATCGAGATCGACGGAAAACCCGCGGCCGAGCGCTACGCCGAGATCCTCGGGGGCACCGTCGACGATCTCGAGTTCGGTAAGCCCAAGGGGTTCGGCGTCATGCCGACGGCGCTCAAGGTCGGCCGCGAGTACTTCATCCGCGCGCCGTGGAAGCCCTTGCCCGACGGCTCGATCCTGTTCGCCAACATGCTCGAGGAGGGCGTCGAGCTCGAGCTCGTGCGCATCGGAGACCCGGCGGGAGACACCGAGCGCTTCTTCCAGACGGAGGTGCCGGCGCGCGTCCCGAACCCGTCGGCGGCGTTCCTCTTCCACTGCTCGGGTCGTATTTGGCAAGCCTCGCAGATGGGCGTCATGGAGAGCCTGTCGGCCACGTTCCATAAGGCGCCGCCGTGCGTGGGCTTCAACGTCTACTTCGAGACGTACTGCGGCTTCCACATCAACACCACCTTGACCTCCTTGGTATTCGGAGCCACCTCGTGA
- a CDS encoding response regulator, with protein sequence MATFQQRALLMEVTRQQNEDLDRLAHELARSRKLEEQRAQEMEAAARLKSEFLANFSHEIRTPLNGIMGYCDLVLREEGQRLTPHGRRDLNVIKANAKTLLALINDILDLSKIEAGRVEIVHENVEVEPMLAECTSTVREFLRGKDVELRTVVGRGAEVAFTDSLKLKQVLLNLCSNAAKFTDTGEIVVTAEARDRALVITVEDTGSGIPSDQLPHIFDKFRQVDGSPSRKVGGTGLGLAIVKEVTQILGGNVKVTSSLGRGSTFVITLPGVLGHGSKEKEHVIVQRADSAPPELKASVLVIDDDPMIHQLLRGHLEEAGLEVLSASDGVEGVSMAKDQRPSIILLDLHLPKLDGWGVLARLKADPVTSGIPVVILSVEEQRARGFSFGACDYLVKPVEPEVLVSVVKKSVRPEAGDVLVVDDDASMRELVSRSLRRVGFTTVEAANGEEALLRARVVKPAMVILDLLMPGIDGFEVLRTLRSEGSDVPILVLTGKTLSDGEAQSLKEGLAHVVAKGGVALDELVRQAKDLVAARRSIEKILPRILYVEDNPQNRDIMRRYLSKDFELLEAEDGEAGVERAVRDIPDLVLMDLSLPRIDGWEATRRIKATPAVAHVPVVAVTAHSGPEERARAKEAGCIEYVTKPVDRDSLVSLIRRLLPQGRTR encoded by the coding sequence ATGGCCACCTTCCAGCAGCGCGCCCTCTTGATGGAGGTGACACGCCAACAGAACGAAGACCTCGACCGCCTCGCGCACGAGCTCGCCCGCTCGCGAAAGCTCGAGGAGCAACGTGCGCAGGAGATGGAGGCCGCCGCTCGGCTGAAGAGCGAGTTTCTCGCGAACTTCTCGCACGAGATCCGCACGCCCTTGAACGGAATCATGGGCTACTGCGACCTCGTCTTGCGCGAGGAGGGGCAGCGCCTCACGCCGCACGGTCGGCGTGACCTCAACGTCATCAAGGCGAACGCCAAGACGCTGCTCGCCCTCATCAACGACATCCTCGACCTCAGCAAGATCGAGGCAGGGCGCGTCGAGATCGTCCACGAGAACGTGGAGGTCGAGCCGATGCTCGCCGAGTGCACCTCGACCGTGCGCGAGTTCCTGCGAGGGAAGGACGTCGAGCTTCGGACGGTGGTCGGCCGCGGGGCCGAGGTCGCGTTCACCGACTCGCTCAAGCTGAAGCAAGTGCTCTTGAACCTGTGCTCGAACGCGGCCAAGTTCACCGACACGGGCGAGATCGTCGTGACGGCCGAGGCACGCGATCGTGCCCTCGTCATCACCGTCGAGGACACGGGCTCGGGCATCCCGAGCGACCAGCTCCCGCACATCTTCGACAAGTTTCGGCAGGTCGACGGCTCGCCGAGCCGAAAAGTAGGCGGCACGGGCCTCGGGCTCGCGATCGTCAAGGAGGTTACCCAAATCCTCGGCGGCAACGTGAAGGTCACGTCGAGCCTCGGGCGCGGCTCGACCTTCGTCATCACGCTCCCTGGTGTGCTCGGGCACGGCTCGAAGGAGAAGGAGCACGTCATCGTGCAGCGCGCCGACTCGGCGCCCCCGGAGCTCAAGGCCTCGGTGCTCGTCATCGACGACGACCCGATGATTCACCAGCTCTTGCGAGGTCACCTCGAGGAGGCGGGGCTCGAGGTGCTCTCGGCGTCGGACGGCGTCGAGGGAGTGTCCATGGCGAAGGATCAGCGTCCTTCGATCATCCTGCTCGACCTGCACCTCCCGAAGCTCGACGGCTGGGGCGTGCTCGCGCGCCTCAAGGCCGATCCGGTCACGTCGGGTATTCCGGTGGTCATCCTGTCGGTCGAGGAGCAGCGCGCGCGTGGCTTCTCGTTCGGCGCATGCGACTACCTCGTCAAGCCGGTGGAGCCCGAGGTGCTCGTGTCGGTCGTCAAGAAGTCGGTGCGTCCCGAGGCCGGCGACGTGCTCGTGGTCGACGACGACGCCTCCATGCGCGAGCTCGTGTCGCGGAGCCTTCGCCGCGTGGGCTTCACCACGGTCGAGGCCGCGAACGGCGAAGAGGCGCTCCTCCGGGCACGTGTCGTGAAACCTGCGATGGTCATCCTCGACCTGCTCATGCCGGGCATCGACGGGTTCGAGGTGCTGCGCACGCTGAGGAGCGAGGGCAGCGACGTGCCCATCCTCGTGCTCACGGGCAAGACGCTCTCGGACGGCGAGGCGCAGAGCCTGAAAGAGGGCCTCGCGCACGTGGTCGCCAAGGGAGGCGTGGCGCTCGACGAGCTCGTGCGGCAGGCGAAGGACCTCGTGGCGGCGCGGCGCTCGATCGAGAAGATTCTGCCTCGGATCCTCTACGTAGAGGACAACCCGCAGAACCGCGACATCATGCGCCGCTACCTCTCGAAGGACTTCGAGCTGCTCGAGGCCGAGGACGGTGAAGCGGGGGTGGAGCGCGCGGTGCGGGACATCCCGGACCTCGTGCTCATGGACCTGTCGCTGCCGCGGATCGACGGGTGGGAGGCCACTCGGCGCATCAAGGCCACCCCAGCCGTGGCTCACGTGCCGGTCGTTGCGGTGACGGCGCACTCGGGCCCCGAGGAGCGCGCGCGTGCCAAAGAGGCAGGGTGCATCGAGTACGTGACGAAGCCCGTCGATCGTGATTCGCTGGTCTCGTTGATTCGGCGTCTTCTTCCCCAAGGGCGTACGCGGTGA
- a CDS encoding response regulator transcription factor, with translation MNPLSVLFVDDDPMQVELLGRALAYEEVEVRGVPSLSEVGIALAQGRVDFVLLDASVLGADPRSSVMVVRALSGGPTKILLLSAADEGKLRRMAIECGVDGWLSKSLPVPDMAKQLRAIAEKAT, from the coding sequence GTGAATCCTCTCTCGGTCCTCTTCGTCGACGACGATCCCATGCAAGTCGAGCTCCTCGGCCGCGCTCTCGCCTACGAAGAGGTCGAGGTTCGAGGAGTTCCTTCGCTGTCGGAGGTGGGCATCGCGCTCGCCCAAGGCCGGGTCGACTTCGTGCTCCTCGACGCGAGCGTGCTCGGCGCCGATCCCCGATCTTCGGTGATGGTCGTCCGAGCGCTCTCCGGAGGGCCGACGAAGATCCTCCTCTTGTCTGCGGCGGACGAGGGCAAGCTGCGTCGTATGGCGATCGAATGCGGAGTCGACGGGTGGCTTTCGAAGAGCCTGCCCGTGCCCGACATGGCCAAGCAGCTGCGCGCGATCGCCGAAAAGGCCACCTAA